GGTCCATCACCGCCGGTCTGGCCGTCTACGACACGATGCAGTTCATCCGGCCCGATGTGCAGACGATCTGCATTGGACAGGCGGCCTCGATGGCGGCCGTGCTCCTGGCCGGGGGAACAAAAGGGAAACGGTTTGCCCTCCCGAATTCTCGAATCCTCATCCATCAACCTCATGCCGGCGGCATCTCGGGACAGGCCACTGACATCAAGATTGCCGCCGAAGAGATCCTACGTGTTCGGCATCTGATTTCATCCGTGCTGGCGAAACACACCGGTCAGCCGCTCGAAGTGATTGAGCGCGACGTCGAACGAGATTTGATCATGACGGCCGAACAAGCCGTCAGCTACGGGCTCATTGATCATGTCATCACTCATCGCGGCGAGTGAACCTCACTCGAACGCGACCAGGCGACCGTCAGCAACGACACGTGGAGAGGGGTCATGGTGCGAAAATCCGACGAACTGCTGCGTTGTTCCTTCTGCGGAAAGAGCCAGAACGAAGTTAAAAAACTCATCGCCGGGCCGACCGTCTACATCTGCAACGAGTGCGTTGACATTTGCAACGAGATCATGGCCAACGACGTTCCGGCTGAGCCCCCGCATCAACCGCGACTCCCGAAGCCGCTGGAGATCAAGGAATTCCTCGACCAATATGTGATCGGCCAGGAGGAGGCCAAGAAGAAACTCGCCGTCGCCGTCTACCAGCACTACAAGCGCGTGGCCATGAGTCGCTATCAGAGCGACGTGGAGATTCAAAAGAGCAACATCCTCCTGATCGGCCCCACCGGAACGGGAAAGACCTTGCTCGCTCAAACGCTGGCCCGGATGCTCGATGTTCCGTTCACCATCGTTGATGCCACTACCCTGACCGAGGCCGGTTACGTCGGTGAAGATGTGGAAAACATCCTCCTGCGCCTCATCCAGGCGGCCGGAGGCGA
This sequence is a window from Blastocatellia bacterium. Protein-coding genes within it:
- a CDS encoding ATP-dependent Clp protease proteolytic subunit; translation: SITAGLAVYDTMQFIRPDVQTICIGQAASMAAVLLAGGTKGKRFALPNSRILIHQPHAGGISGQATDIKIAAEEILRVRHLISSVLAKHTGQPLEVIERDVERDLIMTAEQAVSYGLIDHVITHRGE